In one Hymenobacter sp. DG25B genomic region, the following are encoded:
- a CDS encoding response regulator, which yields MLKLSSVLLVDDDPLTNDLNERLLQQLGVADQYLAATDGVAAFAALEQLSQQANPTSPVLVLLDVKMPGMDGLAFVEAYQQLPPAQQQAVVIVMHTSSMSSVDLGRIEALPIAGLVSKPLTEEKVDTILKLHYQRQFPAR from the coding sequence ATGCTCAAGCTTTCCAGTGTGCTGCTCGTCGACGACGACCCGCTCACCAATGACCTCAATGAACGCCTGCTCCAGCAGCTCGGCGTCGCCGACCAATACCTGGCCGCTACCGATGGCGTGGCTGCTTTTGCCGCCCTGGAGCAACTCAGCCAGCAGGCCAACCCAACCAGTCCGGTGCTGGTACTGCTCGACGTGAAAATGCCCGGCATGGATGGGTTGGCCTTTGTTGAAGCCTACCAGCAGCTGCCCCCGGCCCAGCAGCAGGCTGTGGTCATCGTCATGCACACTTCCTCCATGAGCTCCGTGGACCTGGGGCGCATCGAGGCCCTGCCCATTGCCGGCCTGGTCAGCAAGCCCCTCACCGAGGAGAAAGTCGATACCATTCTCAAGCTGCACTATCAGCGCCAGTTTCCGGCCCGCTAG
- a CDS encoding PAS domain-containing sensor histidine kinase codes for MPQAPDHTAPSDSLAAENLALREEIRQLREQQLTATQHQAHHDRYEQSQARFRTVFENSPLGQKIITPDLTIRQVNQAVVAMLGFTNPQELIGRKIREFSHPQYSADWQHLQQQLWQHKMPHFTLETCMIRADGTSFWCQVTSVLFPDEGGELGYTILEDVSGRKGLEASLKRVYDAQETILQLATHDIKNPIAQIELLADLLQRELISRNGEAPPPPEMVHYLSLIQHACTHANTLLEDILYIGDLDEHGLQKNPTDLNAYLTQHLAVHRLAAQEKGVALALDLPDEPQYAPIQPEKFGRVLDNLLSNAIKFTPAGGKITIGLREEGGKARITVQDTGIGIPGKLHANLFEKFNPTRRAGLQGEVTTGLGLFIARQIVELHGGHIWLESKEKDGTTFFVELP; via the coding sequence ATGCCCCAGGCTCCTGACCACACGGCTCCCAGTGATTCCCTGGCGGCAGAAAACCTAGCTTTGCGCGAGGAAATCCGCCAGCTCCGCGAACAACAGCTCACGGCTACCCAGCACCAGGCGCACCACGACCGGTATGAGCAAAGCCAGGCCCGCTTCCGCACCGTCTTTGAGAATTCCCCCCTGGGGCAGAAAATCATTACCCCCGACCTGACCATCCGCCAGGTCAACCAGGCCGTGGTGGCCATGCTCGGCTTCACCAACCCCCAGGAGCTTATTGGCCGCAAAATCCGGGAGTTTTCCCACCCGCAGTACAGCGCAGACTGGCAGCACTTACAGCAGCAGCTGTGGCAGCATAAGATGCCCCACTTCACGCTGGAAACCTGTATGATCCGGGCCGATGGCACCAGCTTCTGGTGCCAGGTCACCTCGGTGCTCTTCCCCGATGAGGGTGGGGAGCTGGGCTATACCATTCTGGAAGATGTTTCCGGGCGCAAAGGCCTGGAAGCTTCCCTCAAGCGGGTGTATGATGCGCAGGAAACCATTCTGCAGCTGGCCACCCACGACATCAAGAATCCCATTGCGCAGATTGAGCTATTGGCCGACCTGCTTCAGCGGGAGCTTATCAGCCGCAACGGGGAGGCGCCCCCACCCCCGGAAATGGTGCATTACCTGTCCCTTATCCAGCATGCCTGTACCCATGCGAATACCTTGCTGGAGGATATTCTCTACATCGGCGACCTGGACGAGCACGGCCTGCAGAAGAACCCCACCGACCTGAACGCCTACCTGACCCAGCACCTGGCGGTACACCGCCTGGCCGCCCAGGAAAAAGGTGTGGCCCTGGCCCTGGACCTGCCGGACGAACCCCAATATGCGCCCATCCAGCCGGAGAAGTTTGGTCGGGTGCTGGACAATCTGCTCAGCAATGCCATTAAGTTCACGCCGGCCGGGGGTAAAATCACCATCGGCCTGCGGGAAGAAGGCGGGAAGGCGCGCATCACCGTCCAGGATACCGGCATTGGCATCCCCGGCAAGCTGCACGCCAACCTCTTCGAAAAGTTTAACCCCACCCGCCGCGCCGGCCTGCAGGGAGAAGTCACCACCGGCCTGGGCCTGTTCATTGCCCGGCAGATTGTGGAGCTGCACGGCGGCCATATCTGGCTGGAGAGCAAGGAGAAAGATGGTACCACCTTCTTTGTCGAACTCCCTTAG